The Buttiauxella selenatireducens genome has a window encoding:
- the rne gene encoding ribonuclease E: protein MKRMLINATQQEELRVALVDGQRLYDLDIESPGHEQKKANIYKGKITRIEPSLEAAFVDYGAERHGFLPLKEIAREYFPSNYSSHGRPNIKDVLREGQEVIVQIDKEERGNKGAALTTFISLAGSYLVLMPNNPRAGGISRRIEGDDRTELKEALSSLELPDGMGLIVRTAGVGKSAEALQWDLSFRLKHWEAIQKAAENRPAPFLIHQESNVIVRAFRDYLRQDIGEILIDNPKVLELARQHIGALGRPDFSSKIKLYTGEIPLFSHYQIESQIESAFQREVRLPSGGSIVIDSTEALTAIDINSARATRGGDIEETAFNTNLEAADEIARQLRLRDLGGLIVIDFIDMTPVRHQRAVENRLREAVRQDRARIQISHISRFGLLEMSRQRLSPSLGESSHHVCPRCSGTGTVRDNESLSLSILRLIEEEALKENTQEVHAIVPVPIASYLLNEKRDAVSAIETRQGGVKAIIVPNDQMETPHYSVLRVRKGEESKTLSYMLPKRYEEEMAVPSEEEYAERKRPEQPALATFVMPDVPPAPPESAPSATPAPAAKPAVAKAATAAQPGLLSRFFGALKNLFAGESTPESKDVQEAKPAETESQRQSQDRRNNRRQNNRRDRNDRSDRNNRDRDNRGERDNRSENRDNREPRENRDRDENRRNRRQGQQQNTEVRETRQNVAEEIEKPKARDEQQPRRERNRRRSDDKRQAQQEVKVLQRDETVAVEVEAEQEERVQVMPRRKQRQLNQKIRFESASDSSVETVVTPDVAEVSAAPVARTDLATIPLPAVIEKPAVEQDDNNDSRNDSNGMPRRSRRSPRHLRVSGQRRRRYRDERYPTQSPMPMTVACASPELASGKAWISYPVARAQEESQYNNVEQAPAATIEQPSAHVNVEQPVVHVVAAQAAVETVNVETAHVETTHPEVIATPVNEQPHLIAAIDDVVAEQVIDEVEAAQDDVAVATHQQQAAELAQEASVVVDNVVVDTVAAAPVEDVKPVEVVAQEAVVEETKVEETQVETAVVEEPVIAVVPEVKAAQPEVAAVTHVTKHATAPMTKAPAPEYTPEAPRQSDWVRPTYEFSGRGSAGGNSATHQATAPATRPQSAE, encoded by the coding sequence ATGAAAAGAATGCTAATAAACGCGACTCAGCAAGAAGAGTTGCGTGTCGCCCTTGTAGATGGGCAACGCCTGTACGATCTGGATATTGAAAGTCCTGGACACGAACAGAAAAAAGCTAACATCTATAAAGGCAAAATCACCCGTATTGAACCAAGTCTGGAAGCGGCATTTGTAGATTACGGCGCTGAACGTCATGGTTTCCTTCCTCTTAAAGAAATTGCCCGCGAATATTTCCCGTCTAATTATTCATCACATGGTCGTCCGAACATTAAAGATGTTTTGCGCGAAGGCCAGGAAGTGATTGTTCAGATTGATAAAGAAGAACGTGGTAATAAAGGCGCAGCCTTAACCACCTTTATTAGTCTGGCCGGTAGTTATTTGGTACTGATGCCGAACAACCCGCGTGCAGGTGGTATTTCCCGCCGTATCGAGGGTGACGACCGTACTGAACTGAAAGAAGCCCTTTCCTCTCTGGAACTGCCAGATGGCATGGGTCTGATTGTACGTACTGCTGGCGTGGGTAAATCCGCTGAGGCACTGCAATGGGATTTAAGCTTCCGTCTGAAGCATTGGGAAGCGATTCAAAAAGCGGCTGAAAACCGCCCTGCACCATTCCTTATTCACCAGGAAAGCAACGTTATTGTGCGTGCTTTCCGTGATTACCTGCGTCAGGACATCGGTGAGATTCTTATCGATAACCCGAAAGTACTCGAACTGGCTCGCCAGCATATCGGTGCTCTGGGTCGCCCTGATTTCAGCAGCAAAATTAAGCTCTACACCGGTGAAATCCCGCTGTTTAGCCATTACCAAATTGAGTCGCAGATTGAATCCGCTTTCCAGCGTGAAGTCCGTCTGCCATCCGGTGGTTCGATTGTTATCGACTCCACCGAAGCACTAACCGCTATCGACATCAACTCCGCGCGCGCAACTCGCGGTGGCGATATCGAAGAAACGGCATTTAATACCAACCTTGAAGCGGCTGATGAAATCGCACGCCAACTGCGTTTGCGTGACCTCGGTGGTCTGATTGTTATCGACTTCATCGATATGACCCCAGTGCGCCACCAGCGCGCGGTAGAAAACCGTCTGCGTGAAGCCGTGCGTCAGGACAGGGCTCGCATCCAGATAAGCCACATTTCGCGCTTTGGTCTGCTGGAAATGTCTCGTCAGCGTCTCTCCCCTTCCCTGGGTGAGTCCAGCCACCACGTTTGTCCGCGTTGTAGCGGTACAGGTACCGTGCGTGACAACGAATCTCTGTCATTGTCTATTCTGCGTTTGATTGAAGAAGAAGCACTGAAAGAGAACACGCAAGAAGTTCACGCGATTGTTCCGGTGCCAATTGCTTCTTACCTGCTGAACGAAAAACGTGATGCAGTCAGTGCGATTGAAACCCGTCAGGGCGGCGTGAAAGCCATCATCGTTCCTAACGATCAGATGGAAACGCCACACTATTCGGTACTGCGCGTGCGTAAAGGCGAAGAAAGCAAAACGCTGAGCTACATGCTGCCGAAGCGGTATGAAGAAGAGATGGCTGTGCCATCTGAAGAAGAGTACGCCGAGCGTAAACGTCCAGAGCAACCTGCGCTGGCAACTTTCGTGATGCCTGACGTACCACCGGCACCACCAGAGTCAGCACCATCTGCAACGCCAGCTCCAGCGGCTAAACCTGCTGTCGCGAAAGCGGCAACCGCTGCGCAACCTGGTCTGCTGAGCCGTTTCTTTGGCGCCCTGAAAAACCTGTTTGCTGGTGAAAGCACGCCAGAAAGCAAAGACGTTCAGGAAGCGAAGCCTGCTGAGACTGAAAGCCAACGTCAAAGCCAGGATCGTCGCAATAACCGTCGTCAGAATAACCGCCGTGACCGTAACGACCGTTCAGATCGCAACAACCGCGATCGTGATAATCGTGGCGAGCGCGATAACCGCAGCGAAAATCGTGATAACCGTGAGCCGCGCGAAAACCGCGATCGTGACGAGAACCGCCGTAATCGCCGTCAGGGCCAACAGCAAAATACTGAAGTGCGTGAAACACGTCAGAACGTTGCTGAGGAAATTGAAAAACCAAAAGCACGTGATGAGCAGCAACCACGCCGCGAACGCAACCGTCGTCGTAGCGATGATAAGCGCCAGGCACAGCAAGAAGTTAAAGTTCTGCAGCGCGATGAAACCGTAGCAGTAGAAGTTGAAGCTGAGCAGGAAGAACGCGTCCAGGTCATGCCGCGTCGTAAGCAACGTCAATTGAACCAGAAAATTCGTTTCGAATCTGCGTCAGATTCAAGCGTTGAAACTGTAGTCACTCCAGACGTCGCTGAAGTTAGCGCAGCGCCTGTTGCACGTACCGATCTGGCAACTATCCCGCTGCCTGCTGTTATCGAGAAGCCGGCTGTTGAGCAAGATGACAACAACGATTCCCGTAACGACTCCAACGGTATGCCACGTCGCTCTCGCCGCTCCCCACGTCACTTACGTGTGAGCGGTCAACGTCGCCGTCGTTATCGTGATGAGCGTTACCCAACGCAATCACCAATGCCGATGACCGTTGCGTGTGCTTCTCCTGAGCTTGCTTCTGGCAAAGCCTGGATCAGCTATCCTGTTGCCCGCGCACAGGAAGAATCACAGTACAACAACGTTGAACAAGCTCCTGCAGCGACTATTGAGCAACCGTCTGCACACGTTAACGTTGAGCAGCCTGTGGTTCATGTTGTCGCCGCGCAAGCTGCGGTTGAGACTGTAAATGTCGAAACGGCACACGTTGAAACAACGCACCCAGAAGTGATTGCAACCCCAGTAAACGAGCAGCCACATCTGATTGCCGCGATTGACGACGTTGTTGCTGAGCAAGTCATCGATGAAGTTGAAGCTGCACAAGATGACGTTGCCGTCGCGACTCATCAACAGCAGGCTGCTGAGCTTGCTCAAGAAGCCTCTGTTGTTGTGGATAATGTTGTTGTGGACACTGTGGCTGCCGCTCCGGTTGAAGACGTTAAGCCGGTTGAAGTGGTTGCACAGGAAGCTGTTGTTGAAGAAACCAAGGTTGAAGAAACCCAGGTTGAAACAGCTGTTGTTGAAGAGCCTGTCATTGCAGTAGTGCCAGAAGTGAAAGCGGCTCAGCCAGAAGTTGCGGCTGTTACTCACGTCACTAAACATGCAACAGCACCAATGACAAAAGCTCCAGCACCGGAATATACCCCGGAAGCACCACGTCAGAGCGATTGGGTTCGCCCAACGTATGAGTTCAGTGGCCGCGGTTCTGCCGGTGGTAACAGTGCAACTCACCAGGCAACAGCGCCTGCTACGCGCCCACAAAGCGCTGAGTAA
- the flgL gene encoding flagellar hook-associated protein FlgL: MRISTAMMYQQNMRGVTNAQSEWLRYGEQMSTGKRVIKPSDDPIAASQAVVLSQAQAQNSQYALARTFATQKVSLEENVLGQVTTAIQSAQEKIVYAGNGTLSDDDRASLATDLEGIRNQILNLANSTDGNGRFIFAGYKTESAPFSGGANSITYKGGDSAVTQSVDSSRIMTIGHTGTQVFNSLTSNAVPEPDGTDSETNLFNMLDSAIETLRKPAEGLDDTQKADLTAAIDKTNRGLKNSLNNVLTVRAELGTQLSELDKLDELGGDRALGQAQQMSDLVDVDWNSAISSYVMQQAALQASYKAFSDMQGMSLFQLNK, translated from the coding sequence ATGCGTATCAGTACCGCGATGATGTACCAACAAAATATGCGTGGCGTAACTAACGCACAAAGTGAGTGGCTGCGTTACGGCGAGCAGATGTCGACCGGTAAGCGTGTCATCAAACCATCCGATGATCCGATCGCCGCATCGCAAGCCGTGGTGTTGTCTCAGGCTCAGGCACAAAACAGCCAGTATGCGCTGGCGCGGACCTTTGCGACGCAAAAAGTGTCACTGGAAGAAAACGTGTTGGGGCAGGTGACGACGGCGATTCAGTCAGCGCAGGAGAAAATCGTTTACGCCGGAAACGGCACGTTAAGCGATGATGACCGTGCTTCACTGGCTACCGATCTGGAAGGTATCCGCAATCAAATTCTGAACCTTGCCAACAGTACTGACGGCAACGGACGTTTCATTTTTGCTGGATATAAAACCGAATCTGCTCCGTTCAGCGGTGGGGCAAATAGCATCACTTATAAGGGTGGTGATAGCGCGGTAACCCAATCTGTTGATTCATCACGCATCATGACGATTGGCCATACGGGAACACAGGTTTTCAATTCACTGACCAGTAATGCGGTACCTGAACCTGATGGCACTGATTCCGAAACCAATCTGTTCAACATGCTTGATTCCGCGATTGAAACCCTGAGAAAACCGGCTGAAGGTCTGGACGATACTCAGAAAGCCGATTTAACCGCCGCCATTGATAAAACTAACCGTGGTCTGAAAAACTCACTCAATAACGTGCTAACTGTGCGTGCAGAGCTGGGTACCCAATTAAGTGAGCTGGATAAGCTTGATGAGTTAGGCGGTGACCGTGCATTAGGCCAGGCGCAGCAAATGAGTGATTTGGTGGATGTAGACTGGAACTCAGCAATATCTTCCTATGTGATGCAGCAGGCGGCACTTCAGGCGTCTTACAAAGCTTTCAGCGATATGCAAGGGATGTCCCTGTTCCAACTGAATAAGTAA